The proteins below come from a single Corynebacterium glyciniphilum AJ 3170 genomic window:
- a CDS encoding DUF3068 domain-containing protein — protein sequence MLPRSRVAAVLTLGLGCILLAVGIALPLLVPPERPVPLELSESQLTLQDDEARIGPSYLTGGGQDGEESPQPVTAPVTKTYAVSLGEPADDESAAATVGVTSLRNDIEGDDGLLDAEVWSYRIDRKTGQSLGDAKVADTPATPAAPTDVAGQWLAFPRDTAQEEYPVFDNLLRREVPAQFVQTEDVNGTEVYVFRQDFDAEPVRQANPGYYRSTSTTGEGDPSSLYRNGFKEFRVEPESGMIVSVSEDIQDVYVPDGDGAGAESPELLSSFHGATPDGERDDLLVQAAELGHDRPTRGWGIVLTVTGAIVALGSAVVALRPQRVQRSGSPQSPEM from the coding sequence ATGCTTCCGAGATCCCGCGTTGCCGCCGTCCTCACACTCGGGCTGGGGTGCATCCTGCTCGCCGTCGGGATCGCTCTGCCGCTCCTGGTGCCTCCGGAACGCCCCGTACCACTGGAACTCAGCGAATCGCAGTTGACGCTGCAGGATGACGAGGCCCGGATCGGGCCGTCCTACCTGACGGGGGGAGGACAGGACGGCGAGGAATCACCTCAGCCGGTCACTGCCCCGGTGACGAAGACCTATGCCGTGTCACTCGGTGAGCCGGCGGACGACGAGTCGGCGGCGGCGACTGTCGGGGTCACGTCTCTGAGGAACGACATCGAGGGCGATGACGGACTCCTCGACGCCGAAGTCTGGAGTTACCGGATCGACCGGAAGACAGGACAGTCCCTGGGGGATGCCAAGGTGGCAGACACGCCGGCGACCCCTGCTGCACCGACCGATGTTGCGGGTCAGTGGCTGGCGTTCCCCCGGGACACCGCGCAAGAGGAGTACCCGGTCTTCGACAACCTGCTCCGCCGTGAGGTCCCTGCGCAGTTCGTGCAGACTGAGGATGTCAACGGCACTGAAGTCTACGTCTTCCGGCAGGACTTCGACGCCGAGCCGGTACGGCAGGCGAACCCGGGGTACTACCGTTCGACGTCGACGACAGGGGAGGGGGACCCGTCCTCGTTGTACCGTAACGGGTTCAAGGAGTTCCGTGTTGAGCCGGAGAGTGGGATGATCGTGTCCGTCAGCGAGGACATCCAGGATGTCTACGTGCCTGACGGTGACGGCGCAGGGGCCGAGTCGCCGGAACTTCTCAGTTCCTTCCACGGCGCGACTCCCGATGGTGAACGTGACGACCTGCTGGTTCAGGCCGCGGAACTCGGGCACGACCGACCGACACGCGGATGGGGTATTGTGCTGACTGTCACGGGTGCTATCGTGGCACTCGGTTCGGCGGTCGTGGCCTTACGGCCACAGCGGGTCCAGCGGTCTGGATCACCGCAGTCGCCGGAGATGTAG
- the rplK gene encoding 50S ribosomal protein L11: MAKKKKKVSGLIKLQIQAGAANPAPPVGPALGAHGVNIMEFCKAYNAATESQRGNVIPVEITVYEDRSFDFKLKTPPAAKLLLKAAGIQKGSGVPHAEKVGQVSWAQCREIAQTKFEDINANDLENGARIIAGTARSMGIDVVDQPA; encoded by the coding sequence ATGGCGAAGAAGAAGAAAAAGGTCTCCGGCCTGATCAAGCTGCAGATCCAGGCGGGCGCTGCTAACCCGGCACCGCCGGTCGGCCCGGCGCTCGGTGCGCACGGCGTCAACATCATGGAGTTCTGCAAGGCCTACAACGCGGCTACCGAGTCCCAGCGCGGGAACGTCATCCCGGTCGAGATCACGGTCTACGAAGACCGTTCCTTCGACTTCAAGCTGAAGACTCCGCCGGCGGCCAAGCTGCTGCTGAAGGCTGCAGGCATCCAGAAGGGTTCCGGCGTCCCCCACGCTGAGAAGGTCGGGCAGGTCAGCTGGGCACAGTGCCGCGAGATCGCTCAGACCAAGTTCGAGGACATCAACGCCAACGACCTGGAGAATGGTGCCCGCATCATCGCCGGTACCGCACGCTCCATGGGCATCGACGTCGTCGACCAGCCTGCCTGA
- a CDS encoding demethylmenaquinone methyltransferase — translation MSRASLEKNPNDVARMFDAVGKNYDLTNTVLSFGQDRMWRKRTRRRLDLAPGDKVLDLAAGTAVSTVELSESGAWCVACDFSPGMLAAGKDRDVPKVCGDGMNLPFPDDTFDAVTISFGLRNIVDPAVGLREMARVTKPGGRLTVCEFSTPVVPVFRTVYMEYLMRALPAVAKAVSSNAEAYVYLAESIREWPDQEALASLINRSGWEGCGWQNLTFGITALHSATKPATKPATKPATKPATKPATTE, via the coding sequence GTGTCACGAGCCAGCCTGGAGAAGAACCCGAACGACGTTGCCCGCATGTTCGACGCCGTCGGAAAGAACTACGATCTGACCAATACGGTGCTTTCCTTCGGACAGGACCGTATGTGGCGTAAACGTACCCGGCGACGCCTTGACCTCGCCCCAGGTGACAAGGTCCTTGACCTGGCCGCAGGGACCGCGGTGTCTACCGTGGAACTCTCCGAGTCGGGTGCATGGTGTGTGGCCTGTGACTTCTCCCCGGGAATGCTCGCCGCGGGGAAGGACAGGGATGTGCCGAAGGTCTGCGGGGACGGGATGAACCTTCCGTTCCCGGACGACACCTTTGATGCGGTCACCATCAGCTTCGGGCTGCGGAACATCGTTGATCCTGCGGTCGGGCTGCGCGAGATGGCGCGTGTCACCAAACCGGGGGGACGGCTCACGGTATGCGAATTCTCCACCCCCGTCGTTCCGGTGTTCCGCACGGTCTACATGGAGTACCTCATGCGTGCGCTGCCGGCCGTCGCGAAAGCGGTCTCCTCGAACGCCGAGGCCTACGTGTACTTGGCCGAATCGATCCGGGAATGGCCGGATCAGGAAGCCCTGGCGTCGCTGATCAACCGCTCCGGGTGGGAGGGCTGCGGGTGGCAGAACCTCACCTTCGGAATCACCGCGCTGCACAGTGCCACGAAACCGGCCACGAAACCGGCCACGAAACCGGCCACGAAACCGGCCACGAAACCGGCCACGACGGAGTAA
- the rplA gene encoding 50S ribosomal protein L1 has translation MSKNSKAYRAAAEKIDADRLYTPIEAVKLAKETSSKTHDATVDVAIRLGVDPRKADQLVRGTVSLPNGTGKNVRVIVFAEGPNATAAEEAGAEAVGTAELIERIQGGWTDFDAAIATPDQMAKVGRVARVLGPRGLMPNPKTGTVTTDVAKAVAEIKGGKISFRVDKAANLHAMIGKASFDEKALAENYGALVEELLRVKPSAAKGRYIKKITVATTNSPGIQVDPSVMKNFTGDED, from the coding sequence ATGAGCAAGAACTCCAAGGCGTACCGCGCCGCTGCAGAGAAGATCGACGCCGATCGTCTCTACACTCCGATCGAGGCCGTCAAGTTGGCCAAGGAGACCTCCTCCAAGACCCATGACGCCACCGTAGACGTCGCGATCCGTCTGGGTGTCGACCCCCGGAAGGCTGACCAGCTGGTCCGCGGCACCGTCTCCCTGCCGAATGGTACGGGTAAGAACGTTCGTGTCATCGTGTTCGCTGAGGGCCCGAACGCCACCGCTGCCGAAGAGGCCGGTGCCGAGGCCGTGGGCACCGCCGAGCTCATTGAGCGTATCCAGGGTGGTTGGACCGACTTCGACGCTGCGATCGCCACCCCTGACCAGATGGCGAAGGTCGGTCGTGTCGCCCGCGTCCTGGGCCCGCGTGGTCTCATGCCGAACCCGAAGACCGGCACCGTCACGACCGACGTCGCCAAGGCCGTCGCTGAGATCAAGGGCGGAAAGATCTCCTTCCGCGTCGACAAGGCCGCCAACCTTCACGCCATGATCGGTAAGGCGTCCTTCGACGAGAAGGCTCTCGCCGAGAACTACGGCGCCCTGGTGGAGGAACTGCTCCGCGTGAAGCCGTCCGCAGCCAAGGGCCGCTACATCAAGAAGATCACCGTCGCGACGACGAACAGCCCGGGCATCCAGGTTGACCCGTCCGTGATGAAGAACTTCACCGGCGACGAGGACTAG
- the nusG gene encoding transcription termination/antitermination protein NusG, whose translation MSDENIHDSSTAEGLAAAAHDDVQQAVSELGETDAAAQDSVDGAEAAVDAPVAEQSPEDAAMAAYRTRLREFMRALKKLDGDWYIIQCYSGYENKVKTNLEMRAQTLGVDEQIHEVVVPIEEITELKDGKRKRVKRKLLPGYVLVRIELDDASWSVIRDTPGVTSFVGNEGKPTPVKIREVAKFLLPPETATAPASQDDAEAGAPVDVSDTGVAMAPTPLGDQVEVDFEVGESVTVLSGPFASVSATISEIDAANSKLKALVSIFGRETPVDLAFDQVEKLN comes from the coding sequence ATGAGTGACGAGAACATCCACGACAGCAGCACGGCGGAAGGCCTCGCTGCAGCAGCGCATGATGACGTGCAGCAGGCCGTCAGTGAACTCGGCGAGACAGATGCTGCGGCACAGGACAGCGTCGACGGGGCAGAAGCTGCCGTCGACGCCCCTGTAGCTGAGCAGAGCCCCGAGGACGCGGCCATGGCCGCGTACCGCACGCGACTGCGCGAATTCATGCGTGCGCTGAAGAAGCTCGACGGTGACTGGTACATCATCCAGTGCTACTCGGGTTACGAGAACAAGGTGAAGACGAACCTCGAGATGCGCGCCCAGACCCTGGGCGTGGATGAGCAGATCCATGAGGTCGTCGTCCCGATTGAGGAGATCACCGAGCTCAAGGACGGCAAGCGTAAGCGGGTCAAGCGGAAGCTCCTGCCGGGGTACGTGCTTGTTCGCATCGAGCTGGATGACGCGTCGTGGTCGGTTATTCGCGACACCCCGGGCGTGACTTCTTTCGTGGGTAACGAAGGGAAGCCGACCCCGGTGAAAATCCGTGAGGTCGCGAAGTTCCTGCTCCCGCCGGAAACGGCTACCGCGCCAGCGTCGCAGGACGATGCTGAGGCCGGTGCGCCTGTCGATGTCAGCGACACCGGTGTCGCCATGGCACCGACGCCGCTCGGTGACCAGGTCGAGGTGGACTTCGAGGTCGGCGAGTCCGTGACGGTGCTGTCCGGCCCGTTCGCGTCGGTGTCCGCCACGATCTCGGAGATTGATGCCGCGAACAGCAAGCTGAAGGCACTGGTGTCGATCTTCGGTCGCGAGACCCCTGTCGACCTGGCATTTGACCAGGTAGAGAAGCTCAACTAG
- a CDS encoding DUF3592 domain-containing protein, which translates to MLTVPSFLGSFRPTRALVHRRLVQAVIALFLLVTAVCGMIVVNAAVNDAKISGDRGVAVADVLSDGSTTLVRFRDDAGVYHQPDRGLKYPTGLSQGDRVYVDYQRSDTENVKVQGRGWTLSVIPALSVWLVSVVVTGLLFGAVRLWWRRGKAGADPAID; encoded by the coding sequence GTGCTGACCGTTCCATCGTTCCTCGGCTCTTTCCGTCCGACGCGGGCACTGGTGCACCGCCGTCTGGTCCAGGCGGTGATCGCGTTGTTTCTTCTGGTCACCGCCGTGTGCGGGATGATCGTTGTCAATGCAGCCGTCAATGACGCCAAGATTTCCGGGGACCGGGGCGTCGCCGTGGCCGACGTGCTCAGTGACGGCTCCACCACACTAGTGCGCTTCCGCGATGACGCCGGGGTCTACCACCAGCCTGACCGGGGGCTGAAGTACCCGACGGGACTGTCCCAGGGGGACCGGGTCTACGTCGATTACCAGCGTTCCGATACAGAGAACGTGAAGGTACAGGGACGCGGGTGGACGTTGTCGGTGATTCCGGCCCTGTCGGTGTGGTTGGTCTCGGTGGTGGTGACGGGGCTGTTGTTCGGTGCGGTGCGGCTCTGGTGGCGTCGGGGGAAAGCAGGGGCGGACCCGGCGATCGACTAG
- the rplL gene encoding 50S ribosomal protein L7/L12, producing MAKFTNDELLEAFKEMTLIELSEFVKLFEDTFDVTAAAPVAAAAAPGAAAAPAEEEKDEFDVVLEDAGAKKIGVIKVVRELVSGLGLKEAKELVEGAPKALIEGASKDDAEAAKTKLEEAGAKVSLK from the coding sequence ATGGCTAAGTTCACCAACGACGAACTGCTCGAGGCCTTCAAGGAGATGACCCTGATCGAGCTCTCTGAGTTCGTCAAGCTCTTCGAGGACACCTTCGACGTCACCGCTGCTGCCCCGGTCGCTGCTGCTGCCGCTCCCGGCGCTGCTGCTGCTCCCGCCGAGGAAGAGAAGGACGAGTTCGACGTCGTTCTCGAGGACGCCGGCGCCAAGAAGATCGGCGTGATCAAGGTTGTCCGCGAGCTCGTCTCCGGCCTGGGCCTGAAGGAGGCCAAGGAGCTCGTCGAGGGCGCGCCGAAGGCTCTGATCGAGGGCGCTTCCAAGGACGACGCCGAGGCTGCCAAGACCAAGCTCGAAGAGGCCGGCGCCAAGGTTTCCCTCAAGTAA
- the secE gene encoding preprotein translocase subunit SecE, whose product MSDDKNNEVGSTGGPLRPSGKRQVSGEGSAADQDNRMSAKVADVDGAKSDGNRILAFPRSVGSEVKKVIWPTGREMVTYSIVTLVFLIAITAMCTVVDLLAGEGLEFMFGL is encoded by the coding sequence GTGAGCGACGACAAGAACAACGAAGTCGGGTCTACCGGCGGTCCGTTGCGTCCGTCCGGTAAGCGTCAGGTCAGCGGGGAGGGAAGCGCCGCCGACCAGGACAACCGTATGTCCGCGAAGGTTGCGGATGTCGACGGAGCCAAGTCCGACGGCAATCGGATCCTGGCGTTCCCACGTTCCGTGGGATCGGAAGTGAAGAAGGTTATCTGGCCTACCGGCCGCGAGATGGTCACCTACTCCATCGTCACGCTGGTGTTCCTCATCGCCATCACCGCGATGTGCACGGTGGTCGACCTGCTCGCCGGCGAAGGTCTGGAGTTCATGTTCGGTCTCTGA
- a CDS encoding polyprenyl synthetase family protein: MASTNSDVRVGLDLGDEYLNTAVPDGLARVEARLREVLSSGETFLTDKISHLAVSGGKRFRPMFALLAAQYGQDEQGSGRAEVTDAAVVVELTHLATLYHDDVMDEAERRRGAPSANARWSNSVAILAGDYIFAVASGLMADLGTETVRHFADTFGELVTGQMRETIGPPDGDDDIEHYMQVIQEKTGVLIASAGYLGALHAGAPEEHRAALFRFGRHLGQVFQIVDDIIDIWSDPETSGKTPGTDLREGVFTLPVLYAMREETVGGARLRELLTGPVTDDALVDEALTLIRASDGRERALADIARYRGLGESELALLPAIPATGALRNLMEYSLERLG, encoded by the coding sequence ATGGCAAGCACTAACTCGGATGTGCGGGTGGGGCTCGATCTCGGTGACGAGTACCTGAACACCGCCGTCCCGGACGGCCTGGCACGTGTGGAGGCCAGGCTCCGCGAGGTCCTGTCGTCCGGGGAGACCTTTCTCACCGACAAGATCAGTCATCTCGCGGTTTCCGGGGGAAAACGCTTCCGTCCGATGTTCGCCCTGTTGGCGGCGCAGTATGGGCAAGATGAGCAGGGGAGTGGTCGCGCCGAGGTTACTGACGCGGCCGTCGTCGTCGAGCTCACTCATCTGGCCACGCTGTACCACGATGATGTGATGGATGAGGCGGAGCGTCGCCGGGGCGCCCCCAGTGCAAACGCCCGGTGGTCCAACTCCGTGGCCATCCTGGCCGGTGACTACATCTTCGCCGTTGCCTCCGGCCTGATGGCAGATCTCGGGACCGAGACGGTCCGTCATTTCGCCGACACCTTCGGTGAGCTGGTCACAGGGCAGATGCGTGAGACCATCGGCCCGCCTGACGGAGACGATGACATCGAGCACTACATGCAGGTGATTCAGGAGAAGACCGGTGTGCTCATCGCCTCCGCGGGCTACCTGGGGGCTCTCCACGCCGGGGCGCCCGAGGAGCACCGTGCCGCGTTGTTCCGGTTCGGTCGTCACCTGGGACAGGTCTTCCAGATCGTCGACGACATCATCGACATCTGGTCCGATCCGGAGACGTCCGGCAAGACCCCTGGCACCGACCTGCGCGAAGGTGTTTTCACCCTCCCCGTGCTCTACGCCATGCGCGAGGAGACCGTAGGTGGAGCCCGCCTCCGGGAGTTGCTCACCGGCCCGGTGACAGACGATGCGCTCGTGGACGAGGCGCTGACGCTCATCCGTGCCTCGGACGGCCGGGAGCGTGCATTGGCCGACATCGCGCGTTACCGGGGTCTCGGAGAGTCGGAGCTGGCTCTACTTCCGGCGATTCCCGCGACGGGGGCGCTTCGTAACCTCATGGAGTATTCATTGGAGCGGCTGGGCTGA
- a CDS encoding esterase/lipase family protein, whose protein sequence is MSSPSNTYAASGTPEHRFFLTAFLKSWGHSDPMPAGVNDWDAPLSEEHPVPVVLLHGTWMNAYGTWSMIAPKLVARGFRVFALNYGSTDESFLGRRTCCFANGGLLDSAAEVDQFIDTVLERTGASQVDVIGHSQGGAQARMLVSKNEGASTDGTSRIRNVIELAGSGHGTTLMGLGTLAAWLRDRLRGKLDVSAILRAVLGQCAEDQIVGSDVVTHINRDGDTVPGVHYTMISTRYDEVVTPWRTQFLTPGDGATVHNFCVQSDGNARDWSDHLSLCYSPRTFDLILERLSDSDNGSAGAYRKSHPHVIARVLPVLGQLRQRGY, encoded by the coding sequence ATGAGTTCACCGTCAAATACTTATGCCGCCTCCGGCACGCCCGAACACCGGTTCTTCCTGACCGCGTTCCTGAAATCGTGGGGACACTCCGACCCGATGCCAGCGGGTGTCAACGACTGGGACGCTCCGCTGTCTGAGGAGCACCCGGTCCCCGTTGTCCTCCTTCACGGCACGTGGATGAATGCCTACGGAACGTGGTCGATGATCGCCCCGAAACTCGTGGCCCGGGGATTCCGGGTCTTTGCACTCAACTACGGTTCGACGGACGAGAGCTTCCTCGGTCGCCGCACATGCTGTTTCGCGAACGGCGGGCTACTCGACTCTGCTGCGGAGGTCGACCAGTTCATCGACACCGTGCTGGAACGTACCGGCGCGTCGCAGGTTGATGTGATCGGACACTCGCAAGGGGGCGCACAGGCGCGGATGCTCGTCAGCAAGAACGAAGGTGCGTCCACCGACGGGACGTCCAGGATCAGAAATGTCATCGAGCTCGCAGGATCCGGTCACGGCACCACTCTGATGGGCCTCGGAACACTCGCCGCATGGCTCCGTGACAGGCTCCGTGGAAAGCTCGACGTGTCCGCGATTCTGCGGGCGGTGCTCGGGCAGTGCGCTGAAGACCAGATCGTCGGCTCGGATGTCGTCACACACATCAACCGTGACGGTGACACGGTGCCCGGCGTCCACTACACCATGATCAGCACGCGTTACGACGAAGTGGTCACTCCGTGGCGGACTCAGTTCCTCACCCCCGGCGACGGAGCCACGGTCCATAATTTCTGTGTACAGTCCGACGGCAATGCGCGTGACTGGAGTGACCATCTGTCCCTGTGCTATTCCCCGAGGACCTTCGACCTGATCCTCGAGCGACTGTCGGACAGCGACAATGGGAGCGCAGGCGCCTACCGGAAGTCGCACCCCCACGTCATTGCCAGGGTTCTCCCCGTCCTGGGACAACTCCGGCAACGCGGATACTGA
- the rplJ gene encoding 50S ribosomal protein L10, with translation MANAKNTASVAELTARFENASATVLTEYRGLTVAQTTELRKALGSEVTYSVAKNTMIKLAAKQAGVEIADELLTGPTAVAFIQGEAVDAAKAFKKFGADHKALVIKGGNMDGNPLSAAQVEAIAELDNRETTLAKLAGALQGSLSKAAGLFNAPASQVARLSAALQEKKEAA, from the coding sequence ATGGCAAACGCAAAGAACACCGCATCGGTCGCGGAGCTCACCGCACGTTTCGAGAACGCCAGCGCCACGGTGCTCACCGAGTACCGTGGTCTGACCGTCGCTCAGACGACTGAGCTGCGCAAGGCCCTGGGTTCCGAGGTCACCTACTCCGTCGCCAAGAACACCATGATCAAGCTGGCTGCGAAGCAGGCCGGCGTCGAGATCGCTGATGAACTGCTCACCGGACCGACCGCCGTCGCCTTCATTCAGGGTGAGGCAGTCGACGCTGCCAAGGCGTTCAAGAAGTTCGGCGCAGATCACAAGGCGCTCGTGATCAAGGGCGGCAACATGGACGGCAACCCGCTGTCCGCGGCCCAGGTTGAGGCGATCGCCGAGCTGGACAACCGTGAGACCACCCTGGCCAAGCTGGCCGGCGCCCTGCAGGGCTCCCTCAGCAAGGCTGCTGGTCTGTTCAACGCTCCGGCATCCCAGGTTGCACGGCTCTCTGCCGCGCTCCAGGAGAAGAAGGAAGCCGCCTGA
- a CDS encoding geranylgeranyl reductase family protein — protein sequence MNDTECEVLVVGAGPAGSAAAHRAAGAGRDVLLVDMQDFPRDKTCGDGLTPRAVHALERLGASDLISASAGRPEIHGLKLHGFGGSVTAPWPEHPEFPSRGTAVARTDIDNALVNMAVASGARRRTGAKAVDVDTDLVNGARRVRAVHFADGSTVHCRYLVLAEGVRSGVARALGTRWLRGLVHGVAARSYCPTPFGDEPWIHSHLELRDAAGTAQPGYGWIFPLGTGGEHGSAVNLGCGALSTSRRPAKVNVRRLLATYAEQCRDEWRLGEPDYVASALLPMGGAVTRVAGVNWAAVGDTAALVNPLNGEGIDYALESASDVIDLLPDADRSPDGLRYMWPAHLSERYGDAFSLARRAATLLTMPGLLAALGPLGMRGPLADHLMGSAARLMGNLVTPEDRDLTARAWLTAGRLSSAHDRFWHAESRPLFGR from the coding sequence ATGAATGACACAGAGTGCGAAGTTCTCGTCGTCGGCGCCGGACCGGCCGGCTCGGCTGCGGCACATCGGGCCGCCGGCGCAGGCCGCGATGTTCTCCTCGTCGATATGCAGGACTTCCCCCGGGACAAGACCTGCGGCGACGGCCTGACTCCGCGCGCCGTCCACGCACTGGAACGCCTCGGTGCATCGGACCTCATCTCCGCCTCTGCCGGGCGTCCGGAGATCCACGGACTGAAGCTGCACGGTTTCGGTGGTTCAGTCACCGCCCCGTGGCCCGAGCACCCCGAGTTCCCGTCCCGGGGCACAGCCGTCGCCCGGACCGACATCGACAACGCACTTGTGAATATGGCCGTCGCCTCCGGTGCACGACGTCGCACAGGGGCGAAAGCCGTCGACGTCGACACCGACCTCGTCAACGGGGCGCGACGAGTGCGGGCCGTGCACTTCGCCGACGGCTCCACAGTGCACTGCCGCTACCTGGTCCTTGCCGAAGGAGTGCGCAGTGGGGTCGCCCGGGCCCTGGGGACCCGATGGTTGCGCGGCCTCGTCCATGGCGTGGCTGCCCGCTCCTACTGCCCCACTCCGTTCGGTGACGAACCGTGGATCCACTCACACCTGGAACTCCGGGACGCCGCGGGCACCGCCCAGCCCGGCTACGGCTGGATTTTCCCGCTCGGTACCGGCGGCGAGCACGGTTCCGCAGTCAACCTGGGCTGTGGTGCCTTGTCCACGTCGCGTCGGCCAGCAAAGGTCAACGTCCGCAGATTGCTGGCGACCTACGCCGAGCAATGTCGTGACGAGTGGAGACTCGGTGAGCCGGACTACGTCGCCAGCGCCCTCCTCCCGATGGGCGGGGCCGTCACCCGAGTCGCTGGAGTGAACTGGGCCGCGGTCGGGGATACGGCCGCACTGGTCAACCCGTTGAACGGAGAAGGTATCGACTACGCGCTCGAGTCCGCCTCTGATGTGATCGACCTTCTGCCCGACGCGGACCGTTCTCCCGACGGCCTGCGCTATATGTGGCCTGCTCACCTGAGTGAACGTTACGGAGACGCTTTCTCCCTGGCACGGCGCGCTGCCACGCTTCTGACGATGCCGGGGCTGCTGGCTGCCCTCGGGCCATTGGGAATGCGAGGGCCCCTCGCAGACCACCTGATGGGTTCCGCCGCACGGTTAATGGGAAACCTGGTGACCCCGGAGGACAGGGACCTCACCGCCCGGGCGTGGTTGACCGCGGGACGCCTCAGTAGCGCCCACGACCGGTTCTGGCACGCGGAGTCGCGCCCCCTGTTCGGACGCTGA